The following are encoded in a window of Panicum virgatum strain AP13 chromosome 5N, P.virgatum_v5, whole genome shotgun sequence genomic DNA:
- the LOC120672880 gene encoding NADP-dependent malic enzyme, chloroplastic codes for MLSAQAAAAVTSPASLWKRVGGSEGGSRSCDGCRTYRESLRRRAAAVRVRATGPGRVEAVAMGSAAETEKEQQEKEVAAAGGGVEDPYGEDRATEELPVTPWAYSVASGYTLLRDPHHNKGLSFTEKERDAHYLRGLLPPAVVSQELQIKKIMHNLRQYQLPLQRYMAMMDLQERNERLFYKLLIDNVEELLPVVYTPTVGEACQKYGCIFRQPQGLYVTLRDKGKVLEVLRNWPQRNIQVIVVTDGERILGLGDLGSQGMGIPVGKLALYTALGGVRPSACLPITIDVGTNNEELLNDEFYIGLRQKRATGKEYHELMEEFMSAVKQIYGEKVLIQFEDFANHNAFDLLAKYSKSHLVFNDDIQGTASVVLAGLLAALKVVGGTLAEHTYLFLGAGEAGTGIAELIALEISRQTKAPIEECRKKVWLVDSKGLIVNSRKDSLQSFKKPWAHEHEPLTSLFDAVQSIKPTVLIGTSGVGRTFTKEVVEAMASFNERPIIFSLSNPTSHSECTAEEAYNWTQGRAVFASGSPFAPVEYNGQTFVPGQSNNAYIFPGFGLGLVISGAIRVHEDMLLAASEALADQATQENFDKGSIFPPFTNIRKISARIAAAVAEKAYELGLATRLPPPRDLVKYAESCMYTPVYRNYR; via the exons atgctctccgcgcaggccgccgccgccgtcacttCACCGGCTTCCCTG TGGAAGCGGGTAGGAGGGAGCGAGGGCGGGAGCCGCAGCTGCGACGGATGCAGGACCTACAGGGAGTCCTTGCGGAGGCGGGCCGCGGCGGTGCGGGTGCGCGCTACAGGGCCGGGGCGGGTGGAGGCCGTCGCGATGGGCTCCGCCGCGGAGACCGAGAAGGAGCagcaggagaaggaggtggccgcggccggcggcggggtcgagGACCCCTACGGCGAGGACAGGGCCACCGAGGAGCTGCCCGTCACGCCCTGGGCCTACTCCGTCGCGAG CGGTTACACCCTTTTGAGGGATCCACATCACAACAAAGGTCTTTCCTTCACTGAGAAGGAGAGGGATGCACACTACTTGCGTGGCCTTCTGCCTCCGGCAGTTGTGTCTCAGGAACTCCAA ATTAAGAAGATCATGCACAACCTGCGGCAGTACCAGCTCCCTTTACAGCGCTATATGGCCATGATGGACCTTCAG GAGAGAAATGAGCGGCTTTTCTACAAGCTTTTaattgataatgtggaggagcTGCTCCCTGTAGTTTACACACCAACTGTTGGTGAGGCCTGCCAGAAGTATGGTTGCATCTTTAGACAACCACAGGGCCTGTATGTCACCCTGAGGGACAA GGGGAAGGTCCTGGAGGTTCTAAGGAACTGGCCCCAGAGGAACATTCAAGTTATTGTTGTTACTGATGGTGAGCGAATCTTGGGACTTGGAGATTTGGGTTCTCAG GGAATGGGAATTCCTGTAGGCAAACTTGCTCTCTACACTGCCCTTGGAGGAGTTCGCCCATCAGCT TGTTTGCCTATCACAATTGATGTTGGCACGAACAACGAGGAACTGCTTAATGATGAGTTCTATATTGGACTCCGGCAGAAACGTGCAACTGGCAAG GAGTATCATGAACTTATGGAAGAATTCATGAGTGCTGTGAAACAAATCTATGGTGAGAAAGTTCTCATTCAG TTTGAGGACTTTGCCAATCATAATGCTTTTGATTTACTTGCAAAATATAGCAAGAGCCATCTTGTTTTCAATGATGATATCCAG GGCACAGCATCGGTGGTCCTTGCAGGTTTGTTAGCGGCACTTAAGGTGGTTGGTGGGACCCTAGCAGAGCACACATATTTGTTCCTTGGCGCTGGGGAG GCTGGAACTGGCATAGCAGAACTCATTGCTCTCGAGATTTCAAGACAG ACAAAAGCTCCGATTGAAGAGTGCCGCAAGAAGGTTTGGCTGGTGGACTCGAAG ggTTTAATTGTTAATTCCCGTAAAGACTCCCTTCAGTCATTCAAAAAACCTTGGGCGCATGAGCACGAGCCTTTGACGTCCTTGTTTGATGCTGTCCAG TCCATCAAACCTACGGTTTTGATTGGGACATCAGGTGTTGGAAGGACATTCACAAAAGAAGTAGTTGAGGCAATGGCTTCCTTCAATGAG AGGCCTATCATTTTTTCACTGTCAAATCCAACCTCGCATTCTGAATGTACCGCCGAGGAAGCATATAACTGGACTCAG GGCCGTGCTGTATTTGCCAGTGGTAGTCCATTTGCCCCTGTGGAGTACAATGGGCAAACTTTTGTACCTGGGCAG TCAAACAATGCTTACATTTTCCCTGGGTTTGGCCTTGGTCTGGTTATCTCTGGAGCCATCCGTGTCCACGAGGACATGCTTCTTGCTGCCT CGGAAGCACTAGCTGATCAGGCCACTCAGGAGAATTTTGACAAGGGATCAATCTTCCCACCTTTCACCAACATCAGAAAGATCTCCGCTCGCATCGCTGCTGCGGTGGCTGAAAAAGCCTATGAGCTCG GTTTGGCGACCCGTCTACCTCCTCCCAGAGATCTGGTGAAATATGCAGAGAGCTGCATGTACACACCTGTCTACCGCAACTACCGGTAG
- the LOC120673717 gene encoding 2-oxoglutarate-Fe(II) type oxidoreductase hxnY-like isoform X1 — MESSISRTELNCISLADPDIQKSVALLKQACLDSGFFYVVDHGISQESMDEVFAQSKKFFDLPHSEKMKLLRDEKNRGYTPMLDEILDPENQVNGDYKEGYYIGVEVPEDNPEANKPFYGPNQWPTEEVLPKWRKVMEQYHREALRVAKSVARIIALALDLDVDFFDRPEMLAKPIAILRLLHYEGGQKTGRVSNPAKGVYGAGAHSDYGLITLLATDDVVGLQICKDRNAQPQIWEYVAPLKGGFIVNLGDMLERWSNCIFRSTLHRVVLDGQERYSIAYFVEPSHDCVVECLPTCKSETNPPKFPPITCSAYLSQRYKDTHADLSSYSDGKA; from the exons ATGGAGAGCTCGATCTCGAGGACCGAGCTGAACTGCATCAGCCTGGCGGACCCGGACATCCAGAAATCGGTCGCGCTCCTCAAACAG GCATGCCTAGATTCAGGCTTCTTCTATGTTGTGGATCATGGGATAAGCCAAGAGTCCATGGATGAAGTTTTTGCCCAGAGCAAGAAATTCTTTGACCTTCCCCACAGTGAGAAGATGAAGCTTCTCCGAGATGAGAAGAATCGAGGGTATACACCCATGCTGGATGAAATTCTTGATCCAGAAAATCAAGTGAATG GTGACTACAAGGAAGGATATTATATAGGAGTTGAGGTACCTGAAGATAATCCAGAAGCAAACAAACCATTTTATGGTCCAAATCAGTGGCCTACCGAAG AAGTATTGCCAAAATGGAGGAAGGTGATGGAGCAATATCACAGGGAGGCATT GAGAGTAGCAAAATCAGTTGCAAGGATCATTGCTCTTGCTCTGGACCTAGATGTGGACTTCTTTGATAGACCCGAAATGCTTGCCAAGCCTATAGCCATTTTAAGGCTCTTACACTATGAAGGTGGACAAAAGACAG GTCGAGTATCAAATCCTGCAAAGGGTGTCTATGGAGCAGGAGCGCATTCAGATTATGGCCTAATAACTCTCCTGGCAACCGATGATGTAGTTGGACTTCAA ATATGTAAGGACAGGAATGCTCAGCCTCAAATATGGGAATATGTAGCTCCTTTGAAAGG AGGATTCATCGTCAATCTTGGTGATATGCTTGAAAGGTGGAGTAACTGCATTTTCAG GTCAACCTTGCATCGAGTAGTCCTAGATGGGCAAGAACGCTACTCG ATAGCTTACTTTGTGGAACCAAGCCACGACTGCGTAGTTGAGTGCCTGCCGACCTGCAAATCTGAAACAAATCCTCCAAA GTTCCCCCCAATCACCTGCTCTGCCTACCTGTCCCAGCGCTACAAGGACACTCATGCAGATCTGAGCTCTTACAGCGACGGCAAGGCCTGA
- the LOC120673717 gene encoding 2-oxoglutarate-Fe(II) type oxidoreductase hxnY-like isoform X2, which translates to MESSISRTELNCISLADPDIQKSVALLKQACLDSGFFYVVDHGISQESMDEVFAQSKKFFDLPHSEKMKLLRDEKNRGYTPMLDEILDPENQVNGDYKEGYYIGVEVPEDNPEANKPFYGPNQWPTEEVLPKWRKVMEQYHREALRVAKSVARIIALALDLDVDFFDRPEMLAKPIAILRLLHYEGRVSNPAKGVYGAGAHSDYGLITLLATDDVVGLQICKDRNAQPQIWEYVAPLKGGFIVNLGDMLERWSNCIFRSTLHRVVLDGQERYSIAYFVEPSHDCVVECLPTCKSETNPPKFPPITCSAYLSQRYKDTHADLSSYSDGKA; encoded by the exons ATGGAGAGCTCGATCTCGAGGACCGAGCTGAACTGCATCAGCCTGGCGGACCCGGACATCCAGAAATCGGTCGCGCTCCTCAAACAG GCATGCCTAGATTCAGGCTTCTTCTATGTTGTGGATCATGGGATAAGCCAAGAGTCCATGGATGAAGTTTTTGCCCAGAGCAAGAAATTCTTTGACCTTCCCCACAGTGAGAAGATGAAGCTTCTCCGAGATGAGAAGAATCGAGGGTATACACCCATGCTGGATGAAATTCTTGATCCAGAAAATCAAGTGAATG GTGACTACAAGGAAGGATATTATATAGGAGTTGAGGTACCTGAAGATAATCCAGAAGCAAACAAACCATTTTATGGTCCAAATCAGTGGCCTACCGAAG AAGTATTGCCAAAATGGAGGAAGGTGATGGAGCAATATCACAGGGAGGCATT GAGAGTAGCAAAATCAGTTGCAAGGATCATTGCTCTTGCTCTGGACCTAGATGTGGACTTCTTTGATAGACCCGAAATGCTTGCCAAGCCTATAGCCATTTTAAGGCTCTTACACTATGAAG GTCGAGTATCAAATCCTGCAAAGGGTGTCTATGGAGCAGGAGCGCATTCAGATTATGGCCTAATAACTCTCCTGGCAACCGATGATGTAGTTGGACTTCAA ATATGTAAGGACAGGAATGCTCAGCCTCAAATATGGGAATATGTAGCTCCTTTGAAAGG AGGATTCATCGTCAATCTTGGTGATATGCTTGAAAGGTGGAGTAACTGCATTTTCAG GTCAACCTTGCATCGAGTAGTCCTAGATGGGCAAGAACGCTACTCG ATAGCTTACTTTGTGGAACCAAGCCACGACTGCGTAGTTGAGTGCCTGCCGACCTGCAAATCTGAAACAAATCCTCCAAA GTTCCCCCCAATCACCTGCTCTGCCTACCTGTCCCAGCGCTACAAGGACACTCATGCAGATCTGAGCTCTTACAGCGACGGCAAGGCCTGA